Proteins from a single region of Gordonia hongkongensis:
- a CDS encoding Hsp20/alpha crystallin family protein — MLGIDPFSMVDDWARGLLTGESGAGRRTPRFMPIDVYKVDDHYSLIADLPGADPGSIDLNVDNGVLTLSAHRSALSDEGVQWLGNERFAGTYRRQITLGEGVDPAKISAAYDNGVLTVTIPVAERAKPRKVAIEHSGDGRQEITAGSEAASG, encoded by the coding sequence ATGCTGGGTATCGATCCGTTCTCCATGGTTGATGACTGGGCTCGAGGACTTCTCACCGGCGAGTCCGGCGCTGGCCGACGTACACCGCGATTCATGCCGATCGATGTGTACAAGGTCGACGACCACTATTCGTTGATTGCCGACCTGCCTGGTGCTGATCCTGGTTCGATCGATCTCAACGTCGACAACGGGGTGTTGACCTTGTCGGCGCATCGCAGCGCACTCTCGGATGAGGGTGTGCAGTGGTTGGGCAACGAGCGTTTCGCCGGCACCTATCGTCGGCAGATCACTCTGGGTGAGGGTGTCGATCCGGCGAAGATCTCTGCTGCCTATGACAACGGTGTGCTCACGGTGACGATCCCGGTGGCCGAGAGAGCCAAGCCTCGCAAGGTGGCCATCGAGCATTCCGGCGACGGACGTCAGGAGATCACCGCCGGCTCCGAGGCGGCCTCGGGCTGA
- a CDS encoding tripartite tricarboxylate transporter permease, translating into MDNVSLLLEGFSQALTPMNLLWVFIGALLGTAVGVLPGLGSAMAVALLLPVTFTLDPTAAFIMFAGVYFGGLFGDSTMGILMNTPGGSTAIATSFEGHRMAKRGRAAQALATAAVGAFIGGMIATTIVVFFAPKLADLAIQFGPAEYFALAVFAFIAIASVVSDSVIKGLTGLLIGLILAVVGIDGISGTQRFTMGAPELFDGISIIVITVGTLALGEVLYVASRIHRTRAPDADAVIGRPFLKRAEFREALPAWLRGTGFGVPFGVIPVGGAEVPTFLAYGTERRLDRKRPDPQFGHGAIRGVAGPEAAGNATSGTAMGALLAMGLPTSATAAIMLAAFQQYGLQPGPLLFERNADLVWTLIASLFIGLVMLLILNMPFAAIWAKLLLIPRHYLYAGIAVFCVLGVYATSAAITDLILVIAIAFVGYLLRRYGFPLAPVMIGVVLGPLAETSLRNAMMSSGGDPSVLVGSAITWVLYGVLAVVVLFTAFRRLRMRTRQDT; encoded by the coding sequence ATGGACAACGTCTCACTCCTGTTGGAAGGTTTCTCCCAGGCGCTCACCCCGATGAACCTGCTCTGGGTCTTCATCGGCGCGCTGCTCGGCACCGCAGTGGGTGTGCTCCCGGGCCTCGGTTCGGCGATGGCCGTCGCACTGCTGCTGCCGGTGACCTTCACCCTCGACCCCACCGCCGCGTTCATCATGTTCGCCGGCGTGTACTTCGGCGGCCTGTTCGGTGACTCGACCATGGGCATCCTGATGAACACGCCTGGTGGGTCCACCGCCATCGCAACATCATTCGAGGGTCATCGGATGGCCAAACGCGGGCGGGCCGCCCAGGCCCTCGCCACCGCCGCGGTCGGCGCCTTCATCGGCGGCATGATCGCGACGACCATCGTCGTGTTCTTCGCACCCAAGCTCGCCGATCTCGCCATCCAGTTCGGTCCCGCCGAATACTTCGCCCTCGCCGTCTTCGCCTTCATCGCGATTGCCTCGGTGGTCTCCGACTCCGTCATCAAGGGTCTGACCGGACTCCTCATCGGGCTGATCCTTGCGGTCGTCGGGATCGACGGGATCTCGGGCACCCAGCGCTTCACGATGGGGGCGCCGGAGTTGTTCGACGGCATCAGCATCATCGTCATCACCGTCGGCACCCTGGCCCTGGGCGAGGTCCTCTACGTCGCCTCTCGCATCCATCGCACACGTGCGCCGGACGCCGACGCCGTCATCGGACGGCCCTTCCTCAAGCGCGCCGAGTTCCGCGAGGCGCTCCCGGCGTGGTTGCGCGGCACCGGTTTCGGCGTCCCCTTTGGCGTCATCCCGGTCGGCGGCGCAGAGGTGCCGACGTTCCTCGCCTACGGAACCGAGCGTCGTCTCGACCGCAAACGACCCGACCCCCAGTTCGGCCACGGCGCCATCCGCGGTGTCGCCGGTCCGGAGGCGGCGGGCAACGCGACGTCGGGCACCGCGATGGGAGCCCTGCTCGCGATGGGTCTGCCCACCTCCGCCACGGCGGCGATCATGCTGGCCGCATTCCAGCAGTACGGCCTGCAGCCCGGCCCCCTGCTCTTCGAACGCAACGCCGATCTCGTCTGGACGCTCATCGCCAGCCTGTTCATCGGCCTGGTCATGCTGCTGATCCTCAACATGCCGTTCGCCGCCATCTGGGCGAAACTGCTGCTGATCCCCAGGCACTACCTCTACGCGGGGATCGCGGTGTTCTGCGTGCTCGGTGTCTACGCGACCTCGGCCGCGATCACCGACCTCATCCTGGTCATCGCCATCGCCTTCGTCGGATATCTGCTGCGACGCTATGGTTTCCCGCTCGCCCCCGTCATGATCGGCGTCGTCCTCGGCCCCCTTGCCGAGACCAGCCTGCGCAACGCGATGATGTCGAGCGGCGGCGATCCGAGTGTGCTGGTGGGCAGCGCGATCACCTGGGTCCTCTACGGAGTCCTGGCCGTCGTCGTCCTGTTCACCGCGTTCCGCCGCCTGCGGATGCGAACGCGTCAGGACACCTGA
- a CDS encoding DUF1348 family protein has product MSRPPLPPFTEATATQKVRAAEDAWNTRDPERVSLAYSEDSWWRNRSTFVQGRAAIVEFLTDKWDRELDYRLIKELWAFTGDVIAVRFAYEYRDLTGHWFRAYGNENWHFDKDGLMTHRHASINDVAITESDRKFFWDASGPRLADHPGLSDLGL; this is encoded by the coding sequence ATGTCTCGTCCTCCGCTGCCGCCGTTCACCGAGGCCACCGCTACCCAGAAGGTCCGCGCCGCAGAAGACGCGTGGAACACGCGTGACCCCGAGCGCGTCTCCCTCGCGTATAGCGAGGACAGCTGGTGGCGGAACCGATCGACTTTCGTCCAGGGCCGTGCCGCGATCGTCGAATTCCTCACAGACAAGTGGGACCGCGAGCTCGACTACCGACTCATCAAAGAGCTGTGGGCATTCACCGGCGACGTCATCGCGGTGCGCTTCGCCTACGAGTATCGTGATCTCACCGGCCACTGGTTCCGCGCATACGGGAACGAAAACTGGCACTTCGACAAGGACGGCCTGATGACCCACCGCCACGCGAGCATCAACGACGTCGCGATCACGGAGTCCGACCGCAAGTTCTTCTGGGACGCCTCCGGTCCCCGGCTGGCCGACCACCCCGGCTTGAGCGACCTCGGACTGTAA
- a CDS encoding TetR/AcrR family transcriptional regulator, which yields MARTVLDRSDAVRALAGVFRKRGFEAGSLSVIQQETGLGRGSLYHFFPDGKTDMARAVLDEVSEWFEERVFVPLRTTESATQAVEAMSQEVADYFMSRESVCLFAAMTLGQEKETFADAVRSYFSDWVDALAEALRRGGLTNQEASDRALDAVAAIQGGLILARAYDDSATFLHIVDRTRQRLLAPVS from the coding sequence ATGGCCCGAACCGTCCTCGACCGATCCGACGCGGTCCGCGCGCTGGCCGGCGTCTTCCGCAAGCGAGGCTTCGAAGCCGGCTCGCTGTCGGTCATCCAGCAAGAGACCGGACTCGGCCGCGGCAGCCTCTACCACTTTTTCCCTGACGGGAAAACGGACATGGCGCGTGCCGTTCTCGACGAGGTGAGCGAGTGGTTCGAGGAACGGGTCTTCGTGCCACTTCGCACGACCGAGAGCGCAACTCAAGCGGTCGAGGCGATGTCACAAGAGGTGGCCGACTACTTCATGTCCCGCGAGAGCGTGTGCCTGTTCGCGGCAATGACGTTGGGCCAGGAGAAGGAGACATTCGCTGACGCGGTCCGCAGCTACTTCAGCGACTGGGTCGACGCTCTCGCGGAAGCGCTACGGCGCGGCGGGCTCACCAACCAAGAGGCTTCAGACCGTGCCCTGGACGCGGTCGCGGCGATCCAAGGCGGGCTGATCTTGGCCCGTGCCTACGACGACAGCGCGACCTTCCTTCACATCGTCGACCGCACCCGGCAGCGCCTACTCGCCCCCGTTTCCTGA
- a CDS encoding RraA family protein gives MRPQFVPRFSPALTESQPPTPMRTTTDRALIRSRFLAVDVANVADVLDDLGHRDQALATDIRCVAGRERLAGWAFTISGAMSAAPGRDPLKAQACSQIGPDEVSVWQGNGRGVCYFGELVAIGMMQRGSVGAVVDGGVRDKRWLHEIGFTTFSCYPTSVQTSGRWRVETWQQPVTMPGASGQPVVIEPGDFVLGDDDGVIVIPAGIADVVLEAAETMTEKEIDVRAAIRNGMTLADAMAEFGRF, from the coding sequence ATGCGACCGCAGTTCGTCCCGCGCTTCTCGCCCGCCCTCACCGAAAGTCAGCCGCCGACGCCCATGCGCACCACCACCGACCGCGCACTCATTCGCTCCCGCTTCCTCGCCGTCGACGTCGCGAACGTCGCCGACGTCCTCGACGACCTGGGCCACCGTGATCAGGCGCTCGCCACCGACATCAGGTGTGTGGCCGGACGCGAACGGCTGGCCGGGTGGGCGTTCACCATCTCGGGCGCGATGAGCGCCGCCCCGGGACGGGACCCGCTGAAAGCGCAGGCGTGCAGCCAGATCGGCCCGGACGAGGTCTCCGTGTGGCAGGGGAACGGCCGGGGCGTCTGTTACTTCGGTGAACTCGTCGCGATCGGCATGATGCAGCGGGGCTCCGTCGGCGCAGTGGTCGACGGCGGTGTGCGCGACAAGAGATGGCTCCACGAGATCGGTTTCACGACGTTCTCCTGCTATCCGACCTCGGTGCAGACCAGCGGCCGTTGGCGCGTCGAGACGTGGCAGCAACCCGTCACCATGCCGGGCGCATCCGGGCAACCGGTCGTCATCGAGCCCGGCGACTTCGTCCTCGGCGACGACGACGGTGTCATCGTCATCCCCGCCGGGATCGCCGACGTCGTGCTCGAGGCAGCGGAGACCATGACGGAGAAGGAGATCGACGTCCGTGCCGCCATCCGCAACGGCATGACCCTCGCCGACGCGATGGCGGAGTTCGGACGGTTCTGA
- the acnA gene encoding aconitate hydratase AcnA: MSGAERRAQPDLPVVDVERRVGSDVYRQWPTVVRLLAENVTRHADAETRDRALDDMTRWLRAGTSDAEIPYVPGRLLMHDTTSTPALVDIAAMRDAVAARGGDPTALSPRLPVEVSVDHSLAVESFARRDAAAANLAHDMRRNAERYRFLAWASTTMDTVHINPPGTGIMHTINLEQLATVVTVEKVGGVDHAVPDMMLGTDSHTPMINGLGVLGWGIGGLEAETVMFGMPTTLRIPDVVGVRLTGTLSAGVLATDLALVVTHRLRELGVTGEFVEFYGPGVSALTVGARAVIANMAPEYGATTGFFPVDAQTVRYLADTGRAAEHCELVESVTRRLGLWFDPDAEPRFTRMIDIDLGAVVPSVAGPRRPQDLVTVTELPATFDAEGPSRCDDDIPMPAFPIAIASITSCTNTSDPRLLIAAGLVARRARERGMRVPEYVKTSLAPGSPSAAGVLERAGLTDDLSAVGFDIVGFGCATCIGNSGPLPAEITAVAEARTRKPVAVLSGNRNFPGRVHPDLELGLLMSPPMVIVFALAGDAAIDPTSEPIGVDADGHDVLLADLWPAPDEIDALTDSSRRPRDVVDDFASASRNPAWDALDVPDGPLFPWDPSSTALRRPPFADDGYAHTMLGEYTAHPLLVLGDDITTDHISPAGAIKPDSPTGRYLVERGAEPGDLNVYASRRGNWEAMLRGGFQNKNVRNALAPDAAPAHTVHAPTGEVVLLPEAARRYADAGDAVVIVAGERYGMGSSRDWAAKLVRLLGVRAVLARSFERIHRSNLIGVGVLPLLVPADVDGGLQDLQPGDRLHVNGTADAVERGTVTVVVRRVDGSEMRFDAQVAAETDLDRRLLRRGGVIPSILDEQLVR; encoded by the coding sequence ATGAGTGGAGCTGAACGCCGCGCGCAACCCGATCTGCCGGTCGTCGATGTCGAGCGGCGGGTCGGGTCCGACGTGTACCGGCAGTGGCCCACGGTGGTCCGTCTACTCGCCGAGAACGTGACTCGCCATGCCGACGCCGAGACGCGCGATCGAGCCCTGGACGACATGACCCGCTGGCTTCGCGCCGGCACCAGCGACGCCGAGATCCCGTATGTGCCGGGCCGGTTGCTGATGCACGACACCACCAGCACGCCCGCCCTCGTCGACATCGCCGCGATGCGTGACGCGGTTGCCGCCCGAGGTGGGGATCCGACGGCGTTGAGTCCCCGCCTGCCGGTGGAGGTCTCGGTGGACCATTCGCTCGCGGTCGAGTCGTTCGCGCGCCGCGATGCCGCCGCGGCCAATCTCGCCCACGACATGCGCCGCAACGCGGAGCGGTATCGCTTCCTGGCCTGGGCGTCGACGACGATGGACACCGTGCACATCAACCCGCCGGGTACCGGGATCATGCACACGATCAACCTCGAACAGCTCGCCACCGTGGTGACGGTGGAGAAGGTCGGTGGCGTCGACCACGCGGTTCCGGACATGATGCTCGGTACGGACAGCCACACGCCCATGATCAACGGGCTGGGTGTATTGGGCTGGGGCATAGGAGGTCTGGAAGCCGAGACGGTGATGTTCGGCATGCCGACCACACTGCGGATCCCCGACGTTGTGGGAGTCCGCCTCACCGGGACGCTCTCCGCGGGTGTGCTGGCCACAGACCTTGCGTTGGTGGTCACGCACCGTCTGCGCGAGCTCGGGGTCACGGGTGAGTTCGTCGAGTTCTACGGACCGGGCGTATCGGCACTGACGGTGGGCGCACGGGCGGTGATTGCCAACATGGCCCCGGAATACGGTGCCACCACCGGGTTCTTCCCCGTCGACGCACAGACCGTCCGATACCTGGCCGACACCGGACGTGCCGCAGAACACTGCGAGCTCGTCGAGTCGGTGACACGACGGCTCGGACTGTGGTTCGACCCCGACGCCGAGCCGCGTTTCACCCGCATGATCGACATCGACCTGGGTGCGGTGGTCCCGTCGGTGGCCGGTCCGCGTCGTCCGCAGGACCTGGTTACGGTGACCGAGTTGCCGGCGACCTTCGACGCCGAGGGGCCTTCTCGATGTGACGACGACATCCCGATGCCCGCCTTCCCGATCGCCATCGCGTCGATCACGAGCTGTACCAACACCTCTGACCCGCGCCTCCTCATCGCTGCGGGTCTGGTCGCCCGCCGCGCACGGGAGCGAGGGATGCGGGTGCCGGAGTATGTGAAGACCTCCCTCGCGCCGGGTTCGCCCTCTGCCGCCGGCGTGCTCGAGCGGGCCGGTCTCACCGACGACCTGTCCGCGGTCGGTTTCGACATCGTCGGATTCGGTTGTGCCACCTGCATCGGCAACTCGGGTCCGCTGCCGGCGGAGATCACCGCGGTGGCCGAGGCGCGCACCCGGAAGCCGGTGGCTGTTCTCAGTGGCAACCGCAACTTCCCCGGCCGCGTCCACCCGGACCTCGAACTGGGTCTGCTGATGTCGCCGCCGATGGTGATCGTCTTCGCCCTTGCCGGTGACGCGGCCATCGATCCCACCTCGGAGCCGATCGGCGTCGACGCCGACGGACACGACGTGCTGCTCGCTGATCTGTGGCCCGCCCCTGACGAAATCGATGCTCTGACGGATTCGTCGCGGCGGCCGCGCGATGTCGTCGACGACTTCGCGTCGGCATCCCGCAATCCCGCGTGGGACGCACTCGATGTACCGGATGGGCCGCTGTTTCCCTGGGACCCGTCGTCGACGGCCCTGCGGCGTCCTCCTTTTGCCGATGACGGCTACGCGCACACCATGCTCGGGGAGTACACCGCGCATCCCCTGCTCGTGCTCGGCGACGACATCACCACCGACCACATCTCCCCGGCCGGGGCGATCAAGCCCGACAGCCCGACCGGTCGATACCTCGTGGAGCGGGGTGCGGAACCGGGCGACCTGAACGTCTACGCCTCCCGGCGCGGCAATTGGGAAGCCATGCTGCGGGGCGGCTTTCAGAACAAGAACGTCCGCAACGCGCTCGCACCGGATGCGGCTCCCGCGCACACTGTCCACGCCCCCACGGGCGAGGTCGTGTTGCTCCCGGAAGCCGCCCGACGCTATGCCGACGCCGGCGACGCAGTGGTGATCGTCGCCGGGGAACGGTACGGCATGGGCAGCTCGCGCGACTGGGCGGCGAAGCTGGTGCGTCTTCTCGGAGTGCGGGCCGTGCTCGCGCGCAGTTTCGAGCGGATTCATCGGTCCAATCTGATCGGTGTCGGCGTCCTGCCGTTGCTGGTTCCTGCTGACGTCGACGGCGGGTTGCAGGACCTGCAGCCCGGAGACCGACTGCACGTCAACGGGACTGCCGACGCCGTCGAGCGCGGGACGGTGACGGTCGTGGTCCGACGGGTCGACGGTTCCGAGATGCGTTTCGACGCGCAGGTGGCCGCCGAGACCGATTTGGATCGTCGGCTTCTCCGACGCGGCGGAGTCATCCCCAGCATTCTCGACGAGCAACTCGTGCGGTGA
- a CDS encoding tripartite tricarboxylate transporter TctB family protein: MTTDNAAAQPVGTTLDDGHGSDPARRPLTGRSGLVVAGLMLALAVYLTAGIIGMDIPGSAATPGPAFFPIILTICAYVIAGLLTVQTLRHPDEPDPDIVPPATGQWRTQSDWRALGLVLAGLIAFTALLVPLGWILSAALLFWIVAYAMGSTRPVLDIAVSLVVSCAVQAFFSAGLGLNLPAGILGGLF; the protein is encoded by the coding sequence ATGACGACTGACAATGCGGCGGCACAGCCCGTCGGCACGACGCTCGACGACGGACACGGATCGGACCCCGCGCGCCGACCGCTCACCGGACGAAGCGGTCTGGTCGTCGCGGGCCTCATGCTCGCACTTGCCGTCTACCTGACCGCGGGCATCATCGGGATGGACATCCCGGGCAGCGCAGCGACTCCCGGACCCGCGTTCTTCCCAATCATCCTGACGATCTGCGCGTACGTGATCGCCGGACTGCTGACCGTGCAGACCCTGCGTCACCCCGACGAGCCCGACCCCGACATCGTGCCGCCCGCGACCGGTCAGTGGCGAACGCAGAGTGATTGGCGTGCACTGGGTCTCGTCCTGGCCGGGCTCATCGCCTTCACCGCGCTGCTGGTTCCGCTCGGTTGGATTCTGTCCGCCGCGCTGCTCTTCTGGATCGTCGCCTATGCCATGGGTTCCACCCGTCCGGTCCTCGACATCGCGGTGTCGCTCGTCGTCTCCTGTGCGGTGCAGGCGTTCTTCTCGGCGGGTCTCGGGCTGAACCTCCCCGCCGGCATCCTGGGAGGTCTGTTCTGA
- a CDS encoding GntR family transcriptional regulator, translating to MTTPGGMFTKNDYAYAELQRRILTGVLPAGAVIPQAKLAAEIGVSTTPLREAIRRLSAEGMVELEAHRDARVTPVSANEARHLYQVRENLDPLAAALAARTRTAADIAAISNAFDRLSPIASASDVDALVRHREFHRTVYRASGNPVLIDILERLWDKADRYRVIGLSHRGDSPDDRSRVTAEHRAIMEAVADGDAERADAVMREHIGNSLGRRAIDALTADPVAG from the coding sequence ATGACCACACCAGGCGGGATGTTCACCAAGAACGATTACGCATACGCCGAGCTCCAACGGCGAATTCTGACCGGGGTCCTGCCGGCCGGCGCGGTGATCCCCCAGGCCAAGCTGGCGGCCGAGATCGGCGTCAGCACGACTCCCCTCCGCGAGGCGATCCGCCGGCTGTCCGCCGAGGGCATGGTCGAACTCGAGGCCCACCGAGACGCGCGGGTGACCCCCGTATCGGCAAATGAGGCGCGCCACCTCTACCAGGTACGGGAGAACCTGGACCCGCTCGCGGCGGCGCTCGCCGCGCGGACGCGAACGGCGGCCGACATCGCCGCCATCAGCAATGCCTTCGATCGCCTCTCGCCTATTGCCAGTGCGTCCGATGTCGATGCCCTTGTCCGACACCGGGAATTCCATCGCACGGTGTACCGCGCGTCGGGCAACCCCGTTCTCATCGACATCCTCGAACGACTCTGGGACAAAGCAGATCGTTACCGCGTCATCGGCCTCTCCCACCGGGGCGATTCACCCGACGACCGGTCGCGGGTCACCGCCGAGCACCGGGCGATCATGGAGGCCGTCGCCGACGGTGACGCCGAGCGTGCCGACGCGGTGATGCGCGAGCACATCGGCAACAGTCTCGGACGTCGTGCCATCGATGCGCTCACCGCGGACCCCGTCGCCGGTTGA
- a CDS encoding Bug family tripartite tricarboxylate transporter substrate binding protein, whose protein sequence is MTAPSPGTDESTELSRTSRPPKRVPTLVKALGALVAAAIVVVGVVDAAGSEGGADARSQLTLIAPAAAGGGWDGAAREMQQALRAQNIVNNSQVVNIPGAGGTIGLSQFAGMTGDATTIMVMGITMLGAININGSDVDLGDVTPIARLADDYDVVVVPADSPITTIEELMAEWKKDPKNFTFGGGSLGSVDQMIISQMARENGIDPAAVNYIAYSGGGELATSLMSGTIKASVSGYEDFVDQITAGNLRALAISAPEPVPAIDLPTLSELGYDVTLTNWRGVVAPPGITDDQRTELEAIVTEVVESPEWRDALQRNNWSDTFTPGTGFNQVIDQQSEFVRGIWADLGY, encoded by the coding sequence ATGACCGCACCATCCCCCGGCACCGACGAATCGACAGAGCTGTCCCGCACGTCTCGTCCGCCGAAACGTGTTCCCACGCTCGTCAAAGCACTCGGCGCACTGGTCGCCGCAGCGATCGTCGTCGTCGGCGTCGTCGACGCGGCCGGTAGCGAGGGCGGCGCCGACGCGCGATCGCAACTGACCCTGATCGCGCCCGCGGCCGCCGGTGGAGGTTGGGACGGTGCGGCGCGCGAGATGCAGCAGGCGCTGCGAGCCCAAAACATCGTCAACAACTCGCAGGTCGTCAACATCCCCGGTGCCGGCGGCACGATCGGACTCAGCCAGTTCGCGGGGATGACCGGCGACGCCACCACGATCATGGTCATGGGCATCACGATGCTGGGCGCGATCAACATCAACGGGTCCGACGTGGATCTCGGAGACGTCACCCCCATCGCGCGGCTCGCCGACGATTACGACGTCGTCGTCGTGCCGGCTGATTCTCCGATCACGACCATCGAAGAGCTGATGGCCGAATGGAAGAAGGACCCCAAGAACTTCACGTTCGGTGGCGGTTCGCTGGGCAGCGTCGACCAGATGATCATCAGCCAGATGGCTCGGGAGAACGGTATCGACCCCGCCGCGGTCAACTACATCGCCTACTCCGGTGGTGGCGAACTGGCGACCTCACTCATGTCCGGGACGATCAAGGCCTCGGTCAGTGGTTACGAGGACTTCGTCGACCAGATCACCGCCGGAAATCTACGCGCACTGGCGATCTCGGCTCCCGAGCCGGTCCCGGCCATCGATCTGCCGACCCTGTCCGAACTGGGTTACGACGTCACCCTCACCAACTGGCGCGGGGTGGTCGCACCGCCGGGCATCACCGATGACCAGCGCACCGAACTCGAGGCGATCGTCACCGAGGTCGTCGAATCACCCGAGTGGCGAGATGCACTGCAGCGCAACAACTGGTCCGACACGTTCACGCCGGGTACCGGATTCAACCAGGTCATCGACCAGCAATCGGAGTTCGTCCGCGGCATCTGGGCCGACCTCGGGTACTGA
- a CDS encoding stage II sporulation protein M, translated as MDLDAYVSAHRATWERLDALSRRRRLTGAEADEMIDTYQRVATHLSVIRSTAPDASLVAYLSGLLARARGRATGTRVSTPATVIEFFTRSFPAALYRMRWWWLSVMGGSLGAAVIMTWWVLAHPRIESSFASPAEIERLVTNDFENYYSEYEATSFAARVWTNNFWLAALCIALGVFGFPVIWMLYTNILNLVVVASIMIRHGRGDLFFGLILPHGMLELTCLFVAAGVGLRIFWAWVAPGNRTRATALGEEGRAAVGVALGLVVVLLLCGVIEAFVTPSPLPTWARIGIGVTAWTLFMAYVFIAGRRAYEYGDTGDLDEAARGLTVPTAR; from the coding sequence GTGGATCTCGACGCCTATGTGTCCGCGCACCGCGCGACGTGGGAGCGGCTCGATGCGCTCTCGCGGCGCCGCCGACTCACCGGCGCCGAGGCCGACGAGATGATCGACACCTACCAGCGGGTGGCCACCCACCTGTCGGTCATCCGCTCGACGGCGCCCGATGCCTCGCTGGTGGCATACCTGTCGGGCCTCCTGGCCCGCGCCCGCGGTCGCGCAACCGGAACCCGGGTCAGCACGCCGGCGACGGTGATCGAGTTCTTCACCCGATCGTTCCCCGCGGCCCTGTACCGGATGCGCTGGTGGTGGCTCTCGGTGATGGGCGGGTCCCTCGGCGCGGCCGTGATCATGACGTGGTGGGTGCTGGCCCACCCGCGGATCGAGAGTTCGTTCGCATCGCCCGCGGAGATTGAGCGTCTCGTCACCAACGACTTCGAGAACTACTACAGCGAATACGAGGCGACGTCGTTCGCCGCTCGCGTGTGGACCAACAACTTCTGGCTGGCCGCGCTGTGTATCGCGTTGGGGGTCTTCGGGTTCCCCGTGATCTGGATGCTCTACACGAATATCCTCAATCTGGTGGTCGTGGCGTCGATCATGATCCGGCACGGTCGTGGTGACCTGTTCTTCGGACTGATCCTGCCGCACGGCATGCTCGAGCTGACCTGCCTGTTCGTCGCCGCGGGCGTGGGCCTGCGGATCTTCTGGGCCTGGGTGGCCCCGGGGAACCGAACGCGTGCAACGGCTCTCGGGGAGGAGGGCCGGGCAGCGGTCGGTGTCGCGCTGGGTCTGGTCGTCGTGCTGCTGCTGTGCGGGGTCATCGAAGCGTTCGTCACGCCGTCCCCGCTGCCGACCTGGGCCCGGATCGGGATCGGTGTGACGGCGTGGACGCTGTTCATGGCGTACGTCTTCATCGCCGGGCGCCGCGCGTACGAGTACGGCGACACCGGCGATCTCGACGAGGCAGCTCGCGGGCTCACCGTCCCGACGGCGAGATAG
- a CDS encoding universal stress protein, with protein MPILVAFAHTPEGRAAFEHGRRLARNESSQLIVFDMETPAVDDDGGIPEPDFAPVENAGNNTAIRWLGHRREDSDPAAELIDVSEELAADLIVVGLRRRSRVGKLLLGSNAQRILIDAEVPVLAVKAAHHDD; from the coding sequence ATGCCCATCCTTGTCGCTTTCGCCCACACCCCCGAAGGTCGAGCGGCCTTCGAACACGGCCGGCGCCTCGCGCGCAACGAGAGCTCTCAACTGATCGTCTTCGACATGGAGACCCCCGCTGTCGACGACGACGGTGGCATTCCCGAGCCCGACTTCGCCCCTGTCGAGAATGCCGGCAACAACACCGCGATTCGCTGGCTCGGCCATCGTCGCGAGGATTCCGATCCGGCCGCCGAACTCATCGACGTCTCAGAAGAACTGGCCGCCGATCTCATCGTCGTCGGCCTGCGCCGTCGGTCACGGGTCGGGAAACTCCTGCTCGGCTCGAACGCACAGCGCATCCTCATCGACGCCGAGGTCCCGGTACTGGCAGTGAAGGCAGCCCATCATGACGACTGA